From one Lycium ferocissimum isolate CSIRO_LF1 chromosome 5, AGI_CSIRO_Lferr_CH_V1, whole genome shotgun sequence genomic stretch:
- the LOC132055306 gene encoding oligouridylate-binding protein 1B-like isoform X2 has product MQNQRLKQEQQQALMQQALLQQQSFYNPGLLAAPQIPSGNLPPGFDPSTCRSVYIGNIHPQVSETLLQELFQCTGPIEGCKLVRKDKSSYGFVHYYDRRSAELAIVTQNGRHLFGQPIKVNWAYASGQREDTSSHFNVFVGDLSPEVTDAMLFACFSVYPSCSDARVMWDQQTGRSRGFGFVSFRNQQDAQSAINDLTGKWLGSRQIRCNWATKSANSNDEQGSEAKSVVELTNGSADGKDPANIDAPENNPQYTTVYVGNLAPEATQLDLHCHFYAIGAGVIEEVRVQRDKGFGFVRYSTHDEAALAIQMGNAQSILRGRQIKCSWGNKPTPPGTASNPLPPPAAAPLGGLSADLLAYERQLALSKMAGVHALMQPQSQHPLKQASMGMSGPGASQAIYDGGFQNLAAQQLMYYQ; this is encoded by the exons ATACCAAGTGGAAATCTACCTCCTGGGTTCGATCCAAGTACATGCCGCAGTGT GTATATTGGGAACATTCACCCACAGGTGTCTGAAACGCTTCTTCAGGAGCTTTTTCAATGTACTGGTCCGATTGAAGGGTGCAAACTTGTAAGGAAGGACAAG TCATCTTATGGTTTTGTTCATTACTATGACCGTAGATCAGCTGAACTTGCTATAGTTACTCAAAATGGAAGGCACCT GTTTGGGCAGCCTATTAAAGTTAACTGGGCATATGCTAGTGGACAGAGGGAGGATACGTCAA gTCACTTCAATGTGTTTGTTGGTGATCTGAGCCCAGAAGTTACTGATGCCATGTTGTTTGCTTGCTTCTCAGTTTACCCTAGTTGCTC TGATGCTAGGGTAATGTGGGATCAGCAGACTGGGCGTTCTAGGGGTTTTGGATTTGTTTCTTTCCGGAACCAACAG GATGCCCAAAGTGCAATCAATGATTTAACTG GGAAATGGCTTGGTAGTAGACAGATACGTTGTAACTGGGCTACGAAAAGTGCTAATTCGAATGACGAGCAGGGTTCAGAAGCCAAAAGTGTCGTGGAATTAACTAATGGATCAGCAG ATGGTAAAGATCCAGCAAATATTGATGCTCCTGAAAACAACCCACAATATACAACTGTTTATGTGGGTAATCTTGCTCCCGAG GCGACACAACTCGATCTCCATTGCCACTTTTATGCCATTGGTGCAGGAGTGATAGAGGAAGTTCGCGTTCAACGTGATAAAGGATTTGGCTTTGTAAGATACAGCACCCATGATGAGGCCGCTTTGGCAATTCAAATGGGAAATGCCCAATCAATTCTGCGTGGGAGACAGATTAAG TGTTCTTGGGGTAACAAACCAACACCACCTGGAACAGCCTCGAATCCTCTTCCACCACCAGCCGCTGCGCCATTAGGTGGCCTCTCTGCTGACCTTTTGGCTTATGAACGACAGCTAGCTCTGAGCAAGATGGCTGGTGTTCATGCCCTCATGCAACCTCAGAGTCAACATCCTCTGAAGCAAGCATCAATGGGAATGAGTGGCCCTGGAGCAAGCCAGGCTATATATGATGGTGGTTTCCAGAATCTTGCTGCTcagcaactcatgtattatcaGTGA
- the LOC132055306 gene encoding oligouridylate-binding protein 1B-like isoform X1, producing MQNQRLKQEQQQALMQQALLQQQSFYNPGLLAAPQIPSGNLPPGFDPSTCRSVYIGNIHPQVSETLLQELFQCTGPIEGCKLVRKDKSSYGFVHYYDRRSAELAIVTQNGRHLFGQPIKVNWAYASGQREDTSSHFNVFVGDLSPEVTDAMLFACFSVYPSCSDARVMWDQQTGRSRGFGFVSFRNQQDAQSAINDLTGKWLGSRQIRCNWATKSANSNDEQGSEAKSVVELTNGSAEDGKDPANIDAPENNPQYTTVYVGNLAPEATQLDLHCHFYAIGAGVIEEVRVQRDKGFGFVRYSTHDEAALAIQMGNAQSILRGRQIKCSWGNKPTPPGTASNPLPPPAAAPLGGLSADLLAYERQLALSKMAGVHALMQPQSQHPLKQASMGMSGPGASQAIYDGGFQNLAAQQLMYYQ from the exons ATACCAAGTGGAAATCTACCTCCTGGGTTCGATCCAAGTACATGCCGCAGTGT GTATATTGGGAACATTCACCCACAGGTGTCTGAAACGCTTCTTCAGGAGCTTTTTCAATGTACTGGTCCGATTGAAGGGTGCAAACTTGTAAGGAAGGACAAG TCATCTTATGGTTTTGTTCATTACTATGACCGTAGATCAGCTGAACTTGCTATAGTTACTCAAAATGGAAGGCACCT GTTTGGGCAGCCTATTAAAGTTAACTGGGCATATGCTAGTGGACAGAGGGAGGATACGTCAA gTCACTTCAATGTGTTTGTTGGTGATCTGAGCCCAGAAGTTACTGATGCCATGTTGTTTGCTTGCTTCTCAGTTTACCCTAGTTGCTC TGATGCTAGGGTAATGTGGGATCAGCAGACTGGGCGTTCTAGGGGTTTTGGATTTGTTTCTTTCCGGAACCAACAG GATGCCCAAAGTGCAATCAATGATTTAACTG GGAAATGGCTTGGTAGTAGACAGATACGTTGTAACTGGGCTACGAAAAGTGCTAATTCGAATGACGAGCAGGGTTCAGAAGCCAAAAGTGTCGTGGAATTAACTAATGGATCAGCAG AAGATGGTAAAGATCCAGCAAATATTGATGCTCCTGAAAACAACCCACAATATACAACTGTTTATGTGGGTAATCTTGCTCCCGAG GCGACACAACTCGATCTCCATTGCCACTTTTATGCCATTGGTGCAGGAGTGATAGAGGAAGTTCGCGTTCAACGTGATAAAGGATTTGGCTTTGTAAGATACAGCACCCATGATGAGGCCGCTTTGGCAATTCAAATGGGAAATGCCCAATCAATTCTGCGTGGGAGACAGATTAAG TGTTCTTGGGGTAACAAACCAACACCACCTGGAACAGCCTCGAATCCTCTTCCACCACCAGCCGCTGCGCCATTAGGTGGCCTCTCTGCTGACCTTTTGGCTTATGAACGACAGCTAGCTCTGAGCAAGATGGCTGGTGTTCATGCCCTCATGCAACCTCAGAGTCAACATCCTCTGAAGCAAGCATCAATGGGAATGAGTGGCCCTGGAGCAAGCCAGGCTATATATGATGGTGGTTTCCAGAATCTTGCTGCTcagcaactcatgtattatcaGTGA